The genomic segment ATCCCGGACCGCGTTTTGGGCCACGTTGAGCTCCTCGAGGTTGGTCAAGGCGGCGAGAGGGGACAGAGCAGACACCTGGTTCCCCGCCAGCCCAAGGGACCGCAGTTCCGTGAGTCCCGCAATGGGGGTAAGGTCGCGGATTGCGTTCCCGTTGAGGACAAGTTTCCTGAGCTTTCTCAGGCCGGAAACGGGCCCAAGGTCGCTGACCTCGTTGAGCGAAAGGTCGAGGATCTCCAGTTCCACAAGCCCGGAAAGCGGCCGGATGTCTGCGACCCCGTTGGTGCTCAGGGACAGCCAGCGCAGTTCCGCGAGCCCCCCGAGCGGGGAAACGTCCATGACACCGTTCATGTCGAGCCAGAGCCAGCGGAGGCCCTTGAGGCCGGCCAGCGGGCCGAGGTCGAACACGTTGTTAAAGGTGAGAAACAACCATTTGAGGCGGCCCAACTGGGCAAGCGGGGTGAGGTCGGTGACCTCGTTGGACATGAGGTCCAGCCACTCGAGCTTCCCAAGCCCAGCCAAGGGGGTGATGTCCCGGACTCGGTTGTGGTTGAGGGTGAGATGGGAGAGCTCAGGTAAACCAGCCAATGGGGAAAGATCCTCGATCTGGTTGAATGCGGCTTCGAGTATCCGCAGCCGTTTAAGCCTGGAAAGCGGCGTAAGGTCGGCAATGTAGTTTTCGGCGATGGAGAGTTCCTCGAGTTCGGTGAGTGTTGCGAGCGGCGAAAGGTCGGCGATTCGGTTGTCGGTGAGGTCGAGTTCCTTCAAGTTCACGGCGTGCTCCAGCCCGGAGAGGTCCTCGATGTCGCGGCCCGCCGCGTAGAGCCCGGTCAGACCCGCAAGGTCGGCGGGGGTGAGGCCGCCCACGGGCTTCCCGAGCGCCTCGCGGATGGCCGCCTCCAGTCCCGGATCGGGGATGACGACCGCCTCCGTTGCCGTCCCGGTCAGGGCCCACGTGAGCGCCAACACCAGCACACACCACGCTCTCATCGCGCACCTCCTGCCGCGAGTATAGTGAGGAACACTCCCCTACGGGCCGCGGCCGGCCCACTCCACGTCCAGGGAGACCCAGGCCTGCTCCCCACGGAGGGTCAACG from the Candidatus Acetothermia bacterium genome contains:
- a CDS encoding leucine-rich repeat domain-containing protein, with amino-acid sequence MRAWCVLVLALTWALTGTATEAVVIPDPGLEAAIREALGKPVGGLTPADLAGLTGLYAAGRDIEDLSGLEHAVNLKELDLTDNRIADLSPLATLTELEELSIAENYIADLTPLSRLKRLRILEAAFNQIEDLSPLAGLPELSHLTLNHNRVRDITPLAGLGKLEWLDLMSNEVTDLTPLAQLGRLKWLFLTFNNVFDLGPLAGLKGLRWLWLDMNGVMDVSPLGGLAELRWLSLSTNGVADIRPLSGLVELEILDLSLNEVSDLGPVSGLRKLRKLVLNGNAIRDLTPIAGLTELRSLGLAGNQVSALSPLAALTNLEELNVAQNAVRDLSPLAGLTNLTALFAAGNKISDLTPLSGLNKLRTVNLQGNLIRAIEPLQGLGALCDLLLGGNNIANIAPLSGLANLEILDLSRNPIQSFAPLLKIPALRLVNVMGILLNPEAREVLALLEAQGVLVIR